One part of the Parabacteroides distasonis ATCC 8503 genome encodes these proteins:
- a CDS encoding helix-turn-helix domain-containing protein yields MQTELVRQLTIEDLSQNAVLDYIDGDIAFANRLRLPHVPHAKPVKIDALKLLICTKGTLQVDVNTKTRIIRANEVLCCLPLTVLRNAIGSDDLECKGIAISMNIVRRLVSLGGGTRDKFFYLEQNPVLPIGQKGAQIFELYHKLIGSRIKATDNPYQKGIMSALISAIFYELLGNLDTYCISRNNTMFKQGDLLFNRFIELLSKSKVKVRSVSFYADKLFITTKYLSVICKQVCGKTAFDIINEFIIEDITELLKYSEKSIKEIANYLEFPNLSYFGKYVKAHTGMSPTQYRKHLINKL; encoded by the coding sequence ATGCAAACAGAACTAGTACGTCAGCTAACCATAGAAGATTTATCGCAAAACGCTGTGCTTGACTATATTGATGGAGATATAGCATTTGCCAATCGCCTCCGCCTTCCTCATGTGCCCCATGCCAAGCCTGTCAAGATTGACGCATTAAAATTGTTGATATGCACAAAAGGCACATTGCAAGTAGACGTGAATACCAAGACACGGATAATCCGAGCCAACGAAGTTCTGTGTTGCCTTCCTCTGACCGTACTTCGCAATGCTATCGGTAGTGATGATTTGGAATGCAAGGGGATCGCTATCTCCATGAATATAGTCAGGAGATTAGTCAGCTTGGGTGGTGGCACACGAGACAAGTTTTTTTATCTCGAACAAAACCCAGTCCTGCCAATAGGACAAAAGGGAGCACAAATCTTCGAATTATATCATAAATTAATTGGTTCCAGGATAAAAGCAACAGACAATCCTTATCAGAAAGGGATCATGTCTGCCCTTATCAGCGCTATATTCTATGAGTTGCTAGGTAATTTGGATACATATTGTATATCCAGAAACAACACGATGTTCAAGCAAGGCGATCTTTTATTCAATCGATTTATAGAATTACTATCTAAATCAAAAGTAAAAGTACGCTCCGTCTCTTTCTATGCGGATAAGCTCTTTATCACTACCAAGTATCTCTCGGTGATATGTAAACAGGTATGTGGAAAGACAGCTTTCGATATCATTAATGAATTTATCATAGAGGATATCACCGAGCTACTTAAATACTCTGAAAAATCCATTAAGGAAATAGCCAATTATTTGGAGTTTCCCAATCTCTCATATTTCGGGAAATACGTGAAGGCACACACGGGTATGTCGCCTACCCAATACAGAAAGCATCTTATAAATAAGCTATAA
- a CDS encoding DEAD/DEAH box helicase, translating into MGYESPMPVQEEVIPFLLGEDNDVIALAQTGTGKTAAYGLPILQKINVSQYQPQALILCPTRELCLQIADDLNDYSKYIDNLKVLPVYGGSSIESQIKTLKRGVHVVVATPGRLIDLMNRKTVDLSNVKNVILDEADEMLNMGFTDSINEILAAIPENRNMLLFSATMPKEIASITKKYMKDPKEIVIGRKNEGNKNIRDIYYMVRAQDKYLALKRLADYYPNIYGIIFCRTRKETQEIADKLIQDGYNADSLHGELSQAQRDYVMQKFRIKNIQLLVATDVAARGLDVDDLTHVINYGLPDEVESYTHRRGRTGRAGKTGIAISICHVREKGKIREIERIINKKFDKGKMPTGEQICEKQLFNLVDQIEKVKVNEEEIASLMPSIYRKLEWLDKEDIIKRVVSLEFNRMIDYYKDNDDIEVVDESAPRERGKRGGRGEAEEGYTRFFINFGKTDELTPPQLIELVNKCVPGKVRIGRIDLRDNFSFFEVEEGEANRVMDSMNGFEVDGRRISVEPAQAKGEGGKGSRGSRGGSRSGNGFRDRRDSGRKGRDSRRESDRGDRGGRRSGRGDDKPKRKFYEDAPRGKKKRSK; encoded by the coding sequence ATGGGCTACGAATCGCCCATGCCCGTACAGGAAGAAGTGATTCCTTTCTTACTGGGAGAAGATAACGACGTAATCGCATTGGCACAAACAGGAACCGGCAAGACAGCCGCTTACGGCCTGCCGATCCTGCAAAAGATCAATGTCTCTCAATATCAGCCTCAAGCGCTTATCCTTTGTCCGACACGCGAGCTTTGCCTACAGATAGCGGACGATTTGAACGATTATTCTAAATACATCGATAACCTGAAGGTTCTCCCTGTATACGGAGGTTCCAGTATAGAGAGCCAGATCAAGACACTGAAGAGAGGCGTACACGTGGTAGTGGCTACCCCGGGACGTTTGATCGACTTGATGAACCGCAAGACGGTTGACTTAAGCAACGTAAAGAACGTCATTCTTGATGAGGCGGACGAGATGTTGAACATGGGTTTCACCGACAGTATCAACGAGATCTTGGCGGCTATACCGGAAAACCGCAATATGCTGCTCTTCTCCGCTACCATGCCGAAAGAGATTGCCTCTATCACCAAGAAATACATGAAGGACCCGAAAGAGATCGTCATTGGCAGGAAGAACGAGGGAAACAAGAATATCCGCGATATCTATTACATGGTTCGTGCGCAGGATAAATATCTCGCGTTGAAACGTCTAGCCGATTATTACCCGAACATCTACGGTATCATCTTCTGCCGTACCCGTAAGGAGACACAGGAGATCGCCGATAAATTGATTCAAGACGGCTATAACGCCGACTCCTTGCACGGCGAGCTGAGCCAAGCGCAACGTGATTACGTGATGCAGAAGTTCCGTATCAAGAATATCCAGTTATTGGTCGCTACGGACGTAGCCGCACGTGGTTTGGACGTGGATGACTTAACCCATGTAATCAATTACGGTCTGCCGGATGAGGTAGAATCTTATACCCACCGCCGCGGACGTACGGGCCGTGCGGGAAAAACGGGTATCGCTATCTCTATCTGCCACGTAAGGGAAAAAGGCAAGATCCGCGAGATCGAACGAATCATTAACAAGAAATTCGATAAAGGCAAGATGCCTACCGGTGAGCAAATCTGTGAGAAGCAATTGTTCAACTTGGTGGACCAGATCGAGAAAGTGAAAGTGAACGAGGAGGAAATCGCTAGTTTGATGCCTTCTATCTACCGTAAATTGGAATGGCTGGATAAGGAAGATATCATCAAGCGTGTCGTATCCTTGGAGTTCAACCGGATGATCGACTATTATAAAGATAACGATGATATCGAGGTTGTAGACGAGAGCGCCCCAAGAGAAAGAGGCAAACGTGGTGGTAGAGGCGAAGCGGAAGAAGGCTACACCCGTTTCTTTATCAACTTTGGAAAGACAGACGAGCTTACACCTCCTCAACTTATAGAGTTGGTTAATAAGTGTGTACCGGGTAAGGTTCGTATCGGTCGTATCGACTTACGTGATAATTTCTCATTCTTCGAGGTAGAAGAGGGAGAAGCCAACCGTGTCATGGACTCGATGAACGGCTTCGAGGTAGACGGACGACGTATCTCCGTAGAACCGGCGCAAGCGAAAGGCGAAGGTGGTAAAGGCAGTCGTGGTAGCCGTGGAGGTAGCCGTAGCGGAAACGGTTTCAGAGACCGACGGGATAGCGGTAGAAAAGGCAGAGATAGCCGTCGGGAAAGCGACCGTGGAGACCGTGGCGGTAGACGTTCCGGCCGTGGCGATGACAAACCGAAGCGTAAATTCTATGAGGACGCTCCTCGTGGAAAGAAAAAACGCAGTAAATAA